The proteins below are encoded in one region of Longimicrobium sp.:
- a CDS encoding DUF488 domain-containing protein, whose protein sequence is MMTVATIGYEGTTVPAFQEALREGGVDLLVDVRAVASSRRPGFAKTRLAANVEELGIEYLHLRGLGTPAEGRSAARAGRHEEMREIFMEHLATPAAQDELHRLADIVRSGRRVCLLCFEADPAHCHRSMVAAALADLMPIEIRHLAAQLDPD, encoded by the coding sequence ATGATGACGGTGGCGACGATCGGGTACGAGGGCACCACGGTGCCTGCCTTCCAGGAAGCGCTGCGCGAGGGCGGCGTGGATCTGCTGGTGGACGTACGCGCAGTTGCCAGCTCGCGGCGGCCGGGTTTCGCGAAGACACGGCTGGCGGCCAACGTCGAGGAACTGGGGATCGAGTACCTGCACCTGCGGGGCCTGGGCACTCCGGCCGAGGGACGCTCCGCGGCGCGGGCCGGGCGGCACGAGGAGATGCGCGAGATCTTCATGGAGCACCTGGCCACGCCGGCCGCGCAGGACGAGCTGCATCGCCTTGCCGACATCGTCCGCTCCGGCCGCCGCGTGTGCCTACTGTGCTTTGAAGCGGACCCTGCGCACTGCCACCGCAGCATGGTCGCCGCCGCCCTCGCCGACCTGATGCCCATCGAGATCCGTCACCTCGCGGCCCAGCTCGATCCCGACTGA
- the mazG gene encoding nucleoside triphosphate pyrophosphohydrolase, which translates to MSDSQAENSLPATPSGGVLDRALALVEFLRAGCPWDAAQTPSSLTRYLLEEAHEVAAAIGAGDAEALRGELGDLLLNVAFQVVIGEETGTFSREEVVAALEQKMRRRHPHLYGLGPAEDWDTLKRRERGESPAGSVLDDVPAGLDPLLRAFRVQDRVSRVGFDWDDPRGAWEKVREETDEVGRELDEAHPERLEDELGDLLFAAVNLARLAGAHPSTALARANAKFERRFRALEGLAGERGVVFGQATLAELDTLWDEVKRRERAASAAGAP; encoded by the coding sequence GTGAGTGACTCGCAAGCCGAAAACAGCCTTCCCGCCACGCCTTCGGGCGGCGTACTGGACCGCGCGCTGGCGCTGGTGGAGTTCCTGCGCGCCGGCTGCCCGTGGGATGCCGCGCAAACGCCGTCGTCCCTCACGCGGTACCTGCTGGAAGAAGCCCACGAAGTGGCGGCCGCCATCGGCGCGGGCGACGCCGAGGCGCTTCGCGGCGAACTGGGCGACCTGCTGCTGAACGTGGCCTTCCAGGTGGTGATCGGCGAGGAGACAGGCACGTTTTCCCGGGAAGAGGTGGTCGCGGCGCTGGAGCAAAAGATGCGCCGCCGCCATCCCCACCTGTACGGCCTGGGACCGGCGGAAGACTGGGACACGCTCAAGCGGCGCGAGCGGGGTGAAAGCCCGGCCGGCAGCGTTCTGGACGACGTTCCCGCGGGGCTGGACCCGCTGCTCCGCGCCTTCCGCGTGCAAGACCGGGTGTCCCGCGTGGGTTTCGACTGGGACGACCCGCGTGGCGCGTGGGAAAAGGTGCGCGAAGAAACCGACGAGGTGGGGCGCGAGCTCGACGAGGCCCACCCGGAGCGGCTGGAAGACGAGCTGGGCGACCTGCTGTTCGCCGCCGTCAACCTGGCCCGCCTGGCGGGGGCCCACCCCAGCACCGCCCTGGCCCGCGCCAACGCCAAGTTCGAGCGCCGCTTCCGGGCGCTGGAGGGGCTGGCCGGCGAGCGGGGCGTCGTCTTCGGGCAGGCCACGCTCGCCGAGCTCGACACCCTGTGGGACGAGGTGAAGCGCCGCGAGCGCGCGGCCTCCGCCGCGGGCGCGCCGTGA
- a CDS encoding HAMP domain-containing sensor histidine kinase yields the protein MSLRQRIVLTLLGIAIILVIPAAYGLLALQQVHSAVHTLQGRDVGAINALSDVRNGVEAANDAQVRYSALGGIGEAQDFAALEQRLDSASNAVSGGLATLSRGAYGRSSARVAALWDSTRAFAQQERALIRAGDRDGAAALRRQAVTPAFQRMAASLEPVGVEIDRQTEREVQRAEGVARRSTSTTLAALAAALVLTLVLGTWLTRTLLRPVGELRRGMANVAEGDFAPNVRIPVERPDELGDLARSFDTMTTRLLELDRLKAEFVSVASHEIKTPLSVIRGYVTLLADGIYGPVNDRQKTTLEAVNAQTDRLTRLVHRLLDVSRFEAGGGRLELRDIDLGAFFRELTSGFQVLAGQNGIEFPVRLADDLPTTIHGDEDRLNEVLGNLLSNAFKFTSKGGTIRVDAQRCDGGICVEVEDTGVGIPPDQLPRVFEKFYQVDNDAQPRSVGSGLGLAISREIVEAHGGTITAESQVGRGTRFSVFLPERPPVQKAA from the coding sequence ATGAGCCTCAGGCAACGGATCGTGCTCACCCTGCTGGGGATCGCCATCATCCTGGTGATCCCCGCCGCGTACGGGCTGCTGGCGCTGCAGCAGGTGCACTCCGCCGTGCACACCCTGCAGGGGCGCGACGTAGGGGCCATTAACGCCCTCAGCGACGTGCGCAACGGCGTCGAGGCAGCCAATGACGCCCAGGTGCGCTACTCGGCGCTGGGCGGCATCGGCGAGGCGCAGGACTTCGCCGCCCTGGAGCAGCGGCTGGACAGCGCCTCGAACGCCGTGTCGGGGGGGCTGGCGACGCTCAGCCGGGGCGCGTACGGGCGCTCGTCGGCGCGCGTGGCGGCGCTGTGGGACAGCACGCGGGCCTTCGCCCAGCAGGAGCGCGCGCTCATCCGCGCGGGCGACCGCGACGGCGCCGCGGCCCTGCGCCGCCAGGCCGTCACCCCCGCCTTCCAGCGGATGGCCGCCTCGCTGGAGCCGGTGGGAGTGGAGATCGACCGGCAGACGGAGCGCGAGGTGCAGCGGGCCGAGGGCGTGGCGCGCCGATCCACCAGCACCACCCTGGCGGCGCTGGCGGCGGCACTGGTGCTGACGCTGGTGCTGGGAACCTGGCTCACCCGCACCCTGCTGCGCCCCGTGGGCGAGCTGCGCCGGGGGATGGCTAACGTGGCGGAGGGCGACTTTGCGCCCAACGTGCGCATTCCCGTGGAGCGGCCCGACGAGCTGGGCGACCTGGCCCGCTCGTTCGACACCATGACCACGCGGCTGCTGGAGCTTGACCGGTTGAAGGCCGAGTTCGTGTCGGTGGCCTCGCACGAGATCAAGACGCCGCTCAGCGTGATCCGTGGCTACGTGACGCTGCTGGCCGACGGCATCTACGGCCCGGTGAACGACCGGCAGAAGACCACGCTCGAGGCGGTGAACGCGCAGACCGACCGGCTGACGCGGCTGGTGCACCGCCTGCTGGACGTCAGCCGCTTCGAGGCCGGCGGCGGACGGCTGGAGCTGCGTGACATCGACCTGGGGGCGTTTTTCCGCGAGCTGACCAGCGGGTTCCAGGTGCTGGCGGGGCAGAACGGCATCGAGTTTCCCGTGCGCCTGGCCGACGACCTTCCCACGACCATCCACGGCGACGAGGACCGGCTGAACGAGGTGCTGGGCAACCTGCTGTCCAACGCCTTCAAGTTCACCTCCAAGGGCGGCACCATCCGGGTGGATGCGCAGCGGTGCGACGGCGGGATCTGCGTGGAGGTGGAGGACACGGGCGTGGGCATTCCGCCCGACCAGCTGCCCCGCGTCTTCGAAAAGTTCTACCAGGTGGACAACGACGCCCAGCCGCGGTCGGTGGGATCGGGGCTGGGCCTGGCCATTTCGCGCGAGATCGTCGAGGCGCACGGGGGCACGATCACTGCAGAAAGCCAGGTGGGCCGGGGCACGCGCTTCAGCGTGTTTCTCCCGGAGCGGCCGCCCGTTCAGAAGGCGGCCTGA
- a CDS encoding SWIM zinc finger family protein — MMMIDIERAGGIETGRLERCLGLAAERVGPGRYRVDGGTEPHWVDLRSRLVPRCDCGDHLWRERVCKHILAALLREGDERVIREISGLVRQLRDRVRAA, encoded by the coding sequence ATGATGATGATCGACATCGAGCGGGCGGGCGGCATCGAGACGGGGCGGCTGGAGCGCTGCCTGGGGCTCGCCGCCGAGCGGGTGGGACCGGGGCGGTACCGCGTAGACGGCGGAACGGAGCCGCACTGGGTAGACCTGCGGTCGCGCCTGGTCCCGCGCTGCGACTGTGGCGACCACCTGTGGCGGGAGCGGGTGTGCAAGCACATCCTCGCCGCCCTCCTCCGCGAAGGCGACGAGCGCGTGATCCGCGAGATCAGCGGCCTCGTCCGCCAACTCCGCGACCGCGTCCGCGCGGCGTGA